One Oryza glaberrima chromosome 11, OglaRS2, whole genome shotgun sequence genomic region harbors:
- the LOC127754303 gene encoding probable CoA ligase CCL6 isoform X1 has translation MEETYTVKVGEATPAAGGKPSAGPVYRSIYSKDGLMKLPEDILSPWDFFSGAVKQYPKNKMLGQRKVSDGKAGDYVWLTYEEVYQKVIKIGSAIRSLGVKPGGHCGIYGSNCPEWVMAMQACNSQGICYVPLYDTLGANAVEFIMDHAEISIAFVQESKIQSVLSVVKKCRAHIKAIVSFGDVTSELKREAEQLGVSCFSWEEFSSMGKQNYELPKKQKDDICTIMYTSGTTGDPKGVIITNRALIAGVMTTEHLLKVTDKVVAEDDSYFSYLPLAHIFDQVIGNYCISKGASIGFWQADIRYLMEDVQMMKPTVFCGVPRVYDRIYTGINQKIQSGGMIAKSLFQYAYNYKLGNLRKGLKQDEASPFFDKIVFSKIKEGLGGRIRLLLSGAAPLPRHVEEFMRVTSCSVLVQGYGLTESCSGCFTSIANVFSMIGSVGPPVTTIEARLESIPEMGYDALSNVPRGEICLRGHTLFSGYYKRPDLTEEVFSDGWFHTGDIGEWQPDGTMKIIDRKKNIFKLSQGEYVAVEVLESAYVQSPLITSVWVYGNSFESFLVAVVVPEKQAIEDWAAQNNKTGNFAELCNDPKARMYIQDELNKTGKRLGLRGFEMLKAIHLETTPFSIEKDLVTPTFKLKRPQLLKYYKDCIDQLYKDAKVGNKQ, from the exons ATGGAGGAGACGTACACCGTGAAGGTGGGTGAAGcaactccggccgccggcggcaagcCGTCGGCCGGGCCAGTCTACCGGAGCATCTACTCCAAGGATGGCCTCATGAAGCTCCCTGAAGATATCCTGTCCCCTTGGGACTTCTTCAG TGGAGCAGTCAAGCAGTACCCCAAGAACAAGATGCTGGGCCAGCGCAAAGTTTCAGATGGCAAG GCTGGTGACTATGTGTGGCTAACATATGAAGAAGTGTACCAGAAGGTCATTAAGATTGGATCAGCCATCAGAAGCTTAGGTGTCAAGCCT GGTGGTCACTGTGGCATATATGGATCAAACTGTCCAGAATGGGTTATGGCTATGCAG GCTTGCAACAGCCAAGGAATATGCTATGTTCCACTGTATGACACCCTTG GTGCAAATGCAGTTGAATTCATAATGGATCATGCTGAGATCTCTATAGCATTTGTGCAGGAAAGCAAGATACAATCA GTATTATCTGTAGTCAAGAAGTGCAGAGCCCACATCAAAG CAATAGTTAGTTTTGGAGATGTGACAAGTGAACTGAAAAGAGAAGCTGAACAGTTAGGAGTATCTTGCTTTTCTTGGGAAGAATTTTCTTCAATG GGAAAGCAAAACTATGAACTTCCCAAGAAACAAAAGGATGACATTTGCACAATCATGTATACAAGTGGAACAACTGGAGACCCGAAGGGTGTGATAATCACAAACAGAGCTCTAATTGCCGGTGTTATGACCACAGAACATCTTCTGAAAGTGACAGACAAAGTG GTGGCTGAAGATGATTCCTACTTTTCCTATCTCCCATTAGCTCACATATTTGATCAAGTAATTGGAAACTACTGCATTTCTAAAGGAGCCTCCATTGGATTCTGGCAAGCG GACATTAGGTATCTCATGGAGGATGTGCAAATGATGAAACCAACGGTATTTTGTGGTGTCCCTCGTGTTTATGATCGTATATACACAG GTATTAATCAGAAAATTCAGTCTGGAGGGATGATAGCCAAAAGCCTTTTCCAGTATGCATACAACTA caAACTTGGAAATTTGCGGAAAGGGTTGAAACAGGATGAAGCCTCGCCATTTTTTGACAAAATAGTTTTCAGTAAA ATAAAAGAAGGGCTTGGAGGCCGGATACGACTCCTTCTATCAGGAGCAGCACCTTTGCCAAGACACGTCGAAGAATTCATGCGGGTTACCAGCTGCAGTGTACTTGTACAAGGATATG GGCTAACAGAGAGTTGCTCAGGATGCTTCACATCAATCGCCAATGTTTTCTCAATGATTGGATCAGTTGGTCCTCCTGTGACGACAATCGAGGCACGGTTAGAATCCATTCCAGAAATGGGGTATGACGCACTCTCAAATGTGCCTAGGGGTGAGATCTGCTTGAGGGGTCACACCTTGTTCTCTGGGTACTACAAGCGCCCTGACCTCACCGAGGAAGTATTCTCAGATGGTTGGTTCCATACAG GTGATATCGGTGAGTGGCAACCAGACGGCACGATGAAGATCATCGACAGAAAGAAGAACATTTTCAAGCTGTCCCAAGGGGAGTATGTAGCAGTGGAGGTCCTGGAAAGCGCATACGTGCAGTCTCCTCTCATTACATCA GTTTGGGTCTATGGAAACAGCTTTGAGTCCTTCCTTGTTGCTGTGGTTGTCCCTGAGAAGCAGGCCATTGAGGATTGGGCTGCACAAAACAACAAGACTGGTAACTTTGCAGAATTGTGCAACGATCCGAAGGCAAGAATGTACATACAGGATGAGCTAAACAAAACTGGCAAAAGACTAGGG TTGAGAGGATTTGAGATGCTAAAGGCAATTCACCTAGAGACAACGCCATTCAGCATAGAGAAGGACCTGGTGACTCCAACTTTTAAGCTCAAGAGACCCCAGCTGCTCAAATATTACAAG GATTGCATTGATCAGCTGTACAAGGATGCCAAGGTGGGAAATAAACAGTGA
- the LOC127754303 gene encoding probable CoA ligase CCL6 isoform X2: protein MEETYTVKVGEATPAAGGKPSAGPVYRSIYSKDGLMKLPEDILSPWDFFSGAVKQYPKNKMLGQRKVSDGKAGDYVWLTYEEVYQKVIKIGSAIRSLGVKPGGHCGIYGSNCPEWVMAMQACNSQGICYVPLYDTLGANAVEFIMDHAEISIAFVQESKIQSVLSVVKKCRAHIKAIVSFGDVTSELKREAEQLGVSCFSWEEFSSMGKQNYELPKKQKDDICTIMYTSGTTGDPKGVIITNRALIAGVMTTEHLLKVTDKVVAEDDSYFSYLPLAHIFDQVIGNYCISKGASIGFWQADIRYLMEDVQMMKPTVFCGVPRVYDRIYTGINQKIQSGGMIAKSLFQYAYNYKLGNLRKGLKQDEASPFFDKIVFSKIKEGLGGRIRLLLSGAAPLPRHVEEFMRVTSCSVLVQGYGLTESCSGCFTSIANVFSMIGSVGPPVTTIEARLESIPEMGYDALSNVPRGEICLRGHTLFSGYYKRPDLTEEVFSDGWFHTGDIGEWQPDGTMKIIDRKKNIFKLSQGEYVAVEVWVYGNSFESFLVAVVVPEKQAIEDWAAQNNKTGNFAELCNDPKARMYIQDELNKTGKRLGLRGFEMLKAIHLETTPFSIEKDLVTPTFKLKRPQLLKYYKDCIDQLYKDAKVGNKQ from the exons ATGGAGGAGACGTACACCGTGAAGGTGGGTGAAGcaactccggccgccggcggcaagcCGTCGGCCGGGCCAGTCTACCGGAGCATCTACTCCAAGGATGGCCTCATGAAGCTCCCTGAAGATATCCTGTCCCCTTGGGACTTCTTCAG TGGAGCAGTCAAGCAGTACCCCAAGAACAAGATGCTGGGCCAGCGCAAAGTTTCAGATGGCAAG GCTGGTGACTATGTGTGGCTAACATATGAAGAAGTGTACCAGAAGGTCATTAAGATTGGATCAGCCATCAGAAGCTTAGGTGTCAAGCCT GGTGGTCACTGTGGCATATATGGATCAAACTGTCCAGAATGGGTTATGGCTATGCAG GCTTGCAACAGCCAAGGAATATGCTATGTTCCACTGTATGACACCCTTG GTGCAAATGCAGTTGAATTCATAATGGATCATGCTGAGATCTCTATAGCATTTGTGCAGGAAAGCAAGATACAATCA GTATTATCTGTAGTCAAGAAGTGCAGAGCCCACATCAAAG CAATAGTTAGTTTTGGAGATGTGACAAGTGAACTGAAAAGAGAAGCTGAACAGTTAGGAGTATCTTGCTTTTCTTGGGAAGAATTTTCTTCAATG GGAAAGCAAAACTATGAACTTCCCAAGAAACAAAAGGATGACATTTGCACAATCATGTATACAAGTGGAACAACTGGAGACCCGAAGGGTGTGATAATCACAAACAGAGCTCTAATTGCCGGTGTTATGACCACAGAACATCTTCTGAAAGTGACAGACAAAGTG GTGGCTGAAGATGATTCCTACTTTTCCTATCTCCCATTAGCTCACATATTTGATCAAGTAATTGGAAACTACTGCATTTCTAAAGGAGCCTCCATTGGATTCTGGCAAGCG GACATTAGGTATCTCATGGAGGATGTGCAAATGATGAAACCAACGGTATTTTGTGGTGTCCCTCGTGTTTATGATCGTATATACACAG GTATTAATCAGAAAATTCAGTCTGGAGGGATGATAGCCAAAAGCCTTTTCCAGTATGCATACAACTA caAACTTGGAAATTTGCGGAAAGGGTTGAAACAGGATGAAGCCTCGCCATTTTTTGACAAAATAGTTTTCAGTAAA ATAAAAGAAGGGCTTGGAGGCCGGATACGACTCCTTCTATCAGGAGCAGCACCTTTGCCAAGACACGTCGAAGAATTCATGCGGGTTACCAGCTGCAGTGTACTTGTACAAGGATATG GGCTAACAGAGAGTTGCTCAGGATGCTTCACATCAATCGCCAATGTTTTCTCAATGATTGGATCAGTTGGTCCTCCTGTGACGACAATCGAGGCACGGTTAGAATCCATTCCAGAAATGGGGTATGACGCACTCTCAAATGTGCCTAGGGGTGAGATCTGCTTGAGGGGTCACACCTTGTTCTCTGGGTACTACAAGCGCCCTGACCTCACCGAGGAAGTATTCTCAGATGGTTGGTTCCATACAG GTGATATCGGTGAGTGGCAACCAGACGGCACGATGAAGATCATCGACAGAAAGAAGAACATTTTCAAGCTGTCCCAAGGGGAGTATGTAGCAGTGGAG GTTTGGGTCTATGGAAACAGCTTTGAGTCCTTCCTTGTTGCTGTGGTTGTCCCTGAGAAGCAGGCCATTGAGGATTGGGCTGCACAAAACAACAAGACTGGTAACTTTGCAGAATTGTGCAACGATCCGAAGGCAAGAATGTACATACAGGATGAGCTAAACAAAACTGGCAAAAGACTAGGG TTGAGAGGATTTGAGATGCTAAAGGCAATTCACCTAGAGACAACGCCATTCAGCATAGAGAAGGACCTGGTGACTCCAACTTTTAAGCTCAAGAGACCCCAGCTGCTCAAATATTACAAG GATTGCATTGATCAGCTGTACAAGGATGCCAAGGTGGGAAATAAACAGTGA